The Patescibacteria group bacterium genome segment GCGCCAAGAATGGCGGACAGCTGATGAAATAACATGCGATTTACCGAAACTGTAAAATTATCATTTTCTGTTTTGCGCACCAATCGGACGCGCAGTTTTTTGACTTCGCTGGGGATTATTATCGGCATTGCCGCTGTCATCGTGATTATTTCTGCCGGTGCCGGTGCGCAATCGCTCATCGTTAATCAATTCAATGCTATTGGCACCAATTTGATTGGCATTCTGCCCGGTGCCAGCGACGAGAACGGCCCGCCTGCTTCGGCTTTTGGCATTATTCTACAGACGCTTAAATATGAAGACGCTCAGGCTATTGTGCAAATAGTATCGCATGTTACTGCTGTCTCCTCTTATAATACCGGCGTAGCTACGGCGTCTTACCAGAGTTCCAAAACAGATATCACTTATTACGGTGTTATGCCTGACTATCTACTGGTTGAGGAAACGGAAGTGGAGAAGGGGAGATTTTTCGGCGATGACGAGGATCGGGGAAGCTCCAAAGTTGCCGTGTTGGGCTGGCAGGTGGCGCAGGATCTGTTCGACGGTCAGGAAGCTGTCGGCCGCAAGATGAAAATCGGCAAAGAATCTTTTGAAGTGATCGGGGTGATGCGTAAACGCGGCGTCTCCGGTTTTCAAAATAACGATAGTATTATTCTGATTCCGGCACAGACCGCGCAAAAGATAATGCTGGGCGTACGCCATGTTAATTTTATTCGCGCCAAAGTGGATCAGCAAGAGAATTTGTCGCAAGTAGTGGAGGATATTCGCTTTTTGTTGCGTGATCGCCATAACTTATTAGAATCAAAGGTTGACGATTTCAATATCCGCAACACGGCCGACGCTATTAAGACGCTGACTTCCATTACTGACGTGCTGAAGTTTTTTTTGGCCGCAATCGCCAGTATTTCTTTGTTAGTCGGCGGTGTGGGCGTAATGAACATTATGTTGGCCTCGGTTAATGAGCGTGTCCGCGAAATCGGCTTGCGCAAAGCTGTCGGCGCCAAGTCCAATGATATTATGGTTCAGTTTTTGGCCGAGTCGGTTACTGTTACTTTAGCCGGAGGCGTTATTGGCATTATTATCGGTTCGTTGATTTCCGCCTTAGTCGCCGTAGTTGCCAAATATTTGGGTTATGATTGGGATTTAGTAGTTTCTCCGCTGTCAATATTCATGGGTTTTGGCGTAGCTTTTATTGTCGGTTTAATTTTTGGCATTTACCCGGCTCAGCGTGCGGCCAAACTCAACTCCATTGAGGCGCTAAGATGGGAGTAATAAGTTTTATTATTAGTCATTAATTATTAATTATTAGTTAACAAATCGCTTATTTTGGGGCGATTTTTTTATTTTATTTTGTCTAATTTTAGTCATTTATTTATAATTAAATCAAAAATAGGGGATAAAACACTTGACAAAATATTTAAGGTGTGATATAATAGTTTATTCAAGATAGTGGTTGTGGATAACTGAACAAAATTC includes the following:
- a CDS encoding ABC transporter permease: MRFTETVKLSFSVLRTNRTRSFLTSLGIIIGIAAVIVIISAGAGAQSLIVNQFNAIGTNLIGILPGASDENGPPASAFGIILQTLKYEDAQAIVQIVSHVTAVSSYNTGVATASYQSSKTDITYYGVMPDYLLVEETEVEKGRFFGDDEDRGSSKVAVLGWQVAQDLFDGQEAVGRKMKIGKESFEVIGVMRKRGVSGFQNNDSIILIPAQTAQKIMLGVRHVNFIRAKVDQQENLSQVVEDIRFLLRDRHNLLESKVDDFNIRNTADAIKTLTSITDVLKFFLAAIASISLLVGGVGVMNIMLASVNERVREIGLRKAVGAKSNDIMVQFLAESVTVTLAGGVIGIIIGSLISALVAVVAKYLGYDWDLVVSPLSIFMGFGVAFIVGLIFGIYPAQRAAKLNSIEALRWE